The genomic region GCTGCGGAAGGAGTTCTAATTACCTTCATAATTTGGATAGGTTAAGGCAGTAAGGCTTATGGGAGGGCTATGCCGATTTATTGCTAATGAAGATCTACTATATAAAATCAGGAGTGCTAATTGCCGCCATTTGGCCGAGGACCTTTGTTTTACATCGAGTTATGTTATAATTTGGTTTCTATTTTTGTTGATAGGATAGTTGTCTTAATATATTTGGATCTTTTCGTATTGACTTCAGATAATCGATTGATTGTATAAACATATTTGCTGATTATTGAATCATCTTTTGCATTTGTGATCATGTGTAGTAGTAATGTATTGGGtaataatatagtaatatatatattttttttattaaaattaataattataaacaTCGGATTTTTATAAAAAACCGATGTCTATATTTTACAATAGACATCAGACTATTTAGATATCTGATGCCTATGGCAAGGAATGGACATCGGACTTCCAAAAAGGTTGATGTCTATATGTCATATGGACATCAGATATATAGAAATCCGTTgtgcaaattttaatggacatcggtttaaaatccgatgtacattaatccacaatggacatgaccaaactctacatcgagtgtgtatccgatgtccatataccAAAATGTCCGATGTGGATAACGAATTTTGTAGTagtgttggtaattgttgttgtataatttggttggttgtgtttgtctgtggttcgcgaggcgcatcctcggctgagtggagtcacttgcgggagtggcttcacgtccttcattcgccctttgtggaacccgctacaggaggggatgtgcacattaaggaacttgggttttcgctcggagttgatgagcggggatttggtgggaacggttgcggtcccccactggcggcgtggaatatctgttgcgatggatattctggcagggctacacactttagtgtgtagtcaggtgattggtgatgtgacggtgttggagattgtgattgtgtatctATTGTTGTTTATCCTATATTGTTTAtgtagtaactgaccccgtttaaatgttttaaaaactgtggtgatccattcgggcatggtgagcagttgtctagtaGGTATACTGTGGATAtgcgcgggattagctggggatggagtcgccacgagtctgatagtagtcttctgCTGTGTTATCATAATACTTTTGTTTACTTTAGTTGCATTTTTGGTTTTAGAACaattgtactttactttacagtcggttttgatgtaatcactttaaacttatttatctaaagtatgttcttttatggttaatttgatatacattacctcgggtaaccgagatggtagcacttccatgcattaggtggtcttggtaaggcaccttggggtatgggggtgttacatttggcTTCTACTTGAGAAACCTGTTCGCGACTTTATTATTTTGTGGCACTTTGTCTATGCCGAGCAGAGTTTGGGACGAAACTTGGCAGCTGCTATCGGACGACATCCTTCATAGGCAATGTAATGTTCTTAACAATTAAGGTATGTCTTTAATTAATAGTAAAGATTTACTGCTCTTTTAATTAGAACAACTTTAAAACAATTGTTCATATTTCGTATTCTTACCTTCATCTATTCCATGCATTTATTGTTGCAGTATATAAAATCACATAGATAATATTGCCTTTTTTGGTACACCAGATTTACAGCTAATCGATGAAGAgttgcaaaattatgcacttatTGATATTGAAAATTCTCTTCAAATAAATGGTAGTTCACTTAGTCGATTTGAGGGAATACCGCTCCCAGATATGTCTACGTCACATCATCGAAATAGTTTAGTCATGAATGCGTTGTCGTATGACAGACAGTGCTTGAGTGAAGAACATGAGATTCAGCTATCTTCAATGATTGACGAGCAGAGGTTGGTGTATAATGAAGTTATGGAAGCTGTtttaaataataaagaaggagTGTTTTTTGTTTATGGATATGGTGGAACTGGGAAAACGTTCCTTTGGAGAACTTTGTGTGCCGGTTTCAGAAGTAAGGGCGATATTGTTGTGGCTGTTTTGTCAAGTGGAATTGTAGCAACTTTGATACCAGGTGGTGTAACAGCTCATTCCAGGTTTGGAATTTCTACTAATGTAACGGAGGACTCCATCTGCTCTCGAATTAAGCCCGACAGTGATTTAGCTGAACTTTTGATACGTGCTAAACTCATAATATGGGATGAAGCACCGACGACTCATAGACATTGCTTTGAGGCCCTTGATAAAAGCTTGAAAGATGTAATGCGTCTTTTGCACGTGGGAAATGCTGAACTACCGTTTGGTGGGAAAGTTGTGGTATTCGGGGGTGATTTTTGACAGACTTTACTGGTTGTTTCGAAAGGAAGTAGAGCAGGTGTTGTGGATGCATCCCTGTGTTCATCGTATTTGTGGTATTTCTACAAGGTATTTATGTCTTTATTTAAATATCAATATTACCGTTTTATGTGAGTCTTAtattacttaatttattattgtcGTACTGCTTTTAAATGATATAAAATTTATAATATGTATACGTACTTAGATTGACCAAAAATATGCGATTGCAAGTTGGTAGTTCAACCGACAATGTCGAGGAGTTACAAAAATTATCTGAATGGCtcttggagattggagatggtatAGCAGGCGGTGAAAATGATGGAGAAGTTGATCTAGAATTACCAGCCGACTTACTCATTCGGGATGTGACGAATCCTATTAAGACATTAGTAGATGTCACTTATCCGGATCTGCTTGCACAATTGTGGAATCCGGAATATCTCCAACAAAGGTCAATCCTCGCCCCTACTCACGAGATTGTTGAATCAGTAAATGAATATGTTTTGTCGCTTATTAAAAAGGATGAGAGAATTTATTTAACCTCCGATGAGGTGTGTAGTGATGACAGAGGTACAGGTGACGGTGACATACACTCTACTGAATTCCTCAACAGTATCAAATGTGTCGGACTCTCGAATCACCGATTGAGGTTGAAGGTCTGTGCTATGGTGATGCTTCTACGAAACATTGATCAATCACGTGGGTTGTGTAACGGTACGATACTAATTGTGACTGATCTGGGGCACGCGTGATAAGATGTACTGTCTTAACTGGTAGTCATAAAGGTGATAGAGTGCATATTGCTCGACTAACACTTACTCCATCGGACACCAGTAGATTTTTCGTACGTTTCAGTAGAAGGCAATTCCCTATCGCTGTTTGTTTTGCGATGACGATAAACAGGAGTCAAGGGCAGTCTTTATCTCAGGTCAGCATCTATCTTCCAAGACCAGTGTTTAGTTATGGCCAGCTTTATGTGGCACTTTCCAGGGTCACACGAAAAGAAAGCTTGAAAATTCTAATTTGTGATTCAGATATGCGTACATCTACTACGACTATTAATGTagttgttaggcctggaaatccgcagaccactCTGATCAGCATTTCACCTGAACCTGACCACCAGGCTCTCAgagtgccaggctctcagggcacatgaagttaggcgccaggccatggagaggacaatggtctaaatatcaggacaatatttgaccaaatCCGCGTACATTAAaggaaataaatacgcagcattaagtgtaaAGATTATGCAGTAATTGCGGTAATTAAGAGTGATATATTTGGtaattattaccagcaattatggagaatattcagcctttaaTGACCAGATCaaagcagccgttcaagataaaagactatataaggaacactttggagCTATTGGAAGGAGATCAATCGTACAACAAGAAGAAGGACACATATTACACAAAACCATTAGCATTATTGTTATCATTGGAATATTCTctcaaaatcatatagtgaaatcctctcctagcttggtgcccgtggttttttcccatttaagggttttccacgtacaaaattgtttgtcttgttatttctattattttatttattgtttaaatcgtaccctgtcaacctgaccagaaatctaattagagctagttaaccctgcacaatatcaccctgacctgatttcgccttgcgcaaaatccacacaaaaaaattggcgcccaccgtggggcatctagctctttaaacccTTCTTTATCATCTTACAAAAACTTAAAAAACTTAcaacaaaaatggcccaacccaccgttgaagatcaattgaatgcagctctccaaaaaatcgctgagttggaaagcctgaaagaaaaagtggcccaaactgaagcagagatcctgcaattgaaagaatcgagtcaccacgaaacaaaaattggaaaaaacccaaggggcaggctctatattccaaccaggaaccccattttcatcaatcatcaaaaacattgatttttccagttttgggagcccaaataCTCCTAAAATCactaacgtagatggtgatgaagAGCCGAAAAATGATTacaaacctgatgaatctgcagcagctatcatgatggcagtagttcaggagatcaagaaactcaatgaaaaatttgacaagataccaggagtacctgccagtatggaagaagctgcccctgacaactatgctgattcacccttcatagacgaaatagccaaagtagacctaccaaagaaattcacaattccatccatgagggtctatgatggaaccacggatccacaaaatcacgtggctctttacaagcagaaaatgttgGCTGCGTCCATTCCCAGCGaattcagacaagtttgcatgtgtaagggatttgggaCGACCTTGACTGGCCCTGccttgcaatggtacatcaacctgcctactggcagcatccattcctttgccaacctgattaacagtttcaaccagcagttcgcaagtagcagggagttggagaaacgatccagtgacctttaccgaattacacagaagcctgatgaaacactcaggacattccttgcaaggttcaacaaagaaaaagtataTATACCCaggtgtgatgttggaacagcagtggaggcgtttagacaggggttactaccacatagtgacttgtacagtgaactcactaagtatccctgccacaccttcgaagatgttcaggcaaagacccttgccttcatcaggctggaagaagataaaagctacaagcttggat from Silene latifolia isolate original U9 population chromosome 3, ASM4854445v1, whole genome shotgun sequence harbors:
- the LOC141649434 gene encoding uncharacterized protein LOC141649434 — encoded protein: MSDVDNEFCSSVDLQLIDEELQNYALIDIENSLQINGSSLSRFEGIPLPDMSTSHHRNSLVMNALSYDRQCLSEEHEIQLSSMIDEQRLVYNEVMEAVLNNKEGVFFVYGYGGTGKTFLWRTLCAGFRSKGDIVVAVLSSGIVATLIPGGVTAHSRFGISTNVTEDSICSRIKPDSDLAELLIRAKLIIWDEAPTTHRHCFEALDKSLKDVMRLLHVGNAELPFGGKVVVFGGDF
- the LOC141649435 gene encoding uncharacterized protein LOC141649435, coding for MRLQVGSSTDNVEELQKLSEWLLEIGDGIAGGENDGEVDLELPADLLIRDVTNPIKTLVDVTYPDLLAQLWNPEYLQQRSILAPTHEIVESVNEYVLSLIKKDERIYLTSDEVCSDDRGTGDGDIHSTEFLNSIKCVGLSNHRLRLKVCAMVMLLRNIDQSRGLCNDMRTSTTTINVVVRPGNPQTTLISISPEPDHQALRVPGSQGT